The Deltaproteobacteria bacterium genome has a window encoding:
- a CDS encoding trypsin-like peptidase domain-containing protein, producing MFLSRKGKPFSLMMLYLFTVVCGCFIFSRVSEAAEGISEIRKGIVKVSVIAQVPDYSVPWNPGRMEQRAGSGFILSGNRLLTNAHIVSDARFIAVEKEGNPRKFEAGVRFIAHDCDLAVLKVEDESFFDGTVPLKIGGIPALNSIVNVVGYPIGGKRLSVTRGVVSRIDYQLYTHSMMDQHLAIQIDAAVNPGNSGGPVLQNGAVVGVAFQVYRGEAAQGVGYMIPVPVIKRFLRDISDGRYDRYVDLGIRYFPLINRAMRRAVGLGPGEFGVMITQVFRGGPCGNMLREGDILLSIDGFPVSSDGYVAMDGERVHMAEVVERKLKGDKVRLKILRGKEPKEVTVSLYAPWPFQMQALRYDVRPRFVLFGGLLFQPLSRPFLERAKTRNVDLIYRFSSYLDRELYLETPEIVVLSRILPDPINVYLQPFVNSIVRSVNGHRIRTLEDVAEAFKKPSECYVIRLEGNGRPLVLEGKAVKVARERILRRYGVLRESYLGDSFVPEEWKEKRAGLK from the coding sequence ATGTTCTTAAGCAGAAAAGGCAAGCCCTTTTCATTGATGATGCTTTATCTTTTTACGGTCGTTTGCGGCTGTTTTATTTTTTCCCGGGTGAGCGAAGCCGCCGAGGGGATTTCTGAAATCAGGAAGGGTATTGTCAAGGTTTCTGTCATCGCACAGGTCCCGGATTACAGCGTACCCTGGAATCCGGGCAGGATGGAGCAGAGGGCGGGATCCGGGTTCATCCTCTCTGGAAATCGGCTCCTGACCAATGCACATATCGTCAGTGATGCCCGTTTCATCGCAGTGGAAAAGGAAGGAAATCCCAGGAAATTCGAGGCCGGGGTCCGATTCATCGCGCATGACTGTGACCTGGCCGTGCTGAAGGTGGAGGATGAATCATTTTTTGATGGAACGGTCCCCTTGAAGATCGGGGGAATCCCCGCCCTGAATTCCATTGTAAATGTAGTGGGATATCCCATCGGTGGCAAGCGTCTCTCGGTCACGCGAGGGGTGGTTTCCCGCATCGATTATCAGCTCTATACCCATTCCATGATGGATCAGCACCTGGCCATCCAGATTGATGCCGCCGTCAACCCCGGAAACAGCGGTGGCCCGGTTCTCCAGAATGGGGCCGTGGTGGGAGTGGCCTTCCAGGTATACAGGGGAGAAGCCGCTCAAGGGGTGGGATACATGATTCCCGTCCCGGTGATCAAACGATTTTTAAGGGACATCTCAGACGGGCGCTACGACCGGTATGTGGACCTTGGAATCCGTTATTTCCCTTTGATCAACAGGGCAATGCGCCGCGCTGTGGGCCTGGGCCCGGGTGAATTCGGCGTAATGATCACCCAAGTCTTCCGGGGAGGGCCTTGCGGCAACATGCTTCGTGAGGGCGATATCCTCCTCTCTATTGATGGCTTTCCTGTATCGAGCGACGGGTACGTGGCTATGGACGGGGAAAGGGTGCACATGGCCGAGGTGGTGGAACGGAAGCTCAAGGGAGACAAGGTCCGTCTCAAGATACTTCGGGGAAAGGAGCCAAAGGAGGTAACCGTTTCCTTGTATGCGCCATGGCCTTTCCAGATGCAGGCCTTGCGTTATGATGTACGCCCTCGTTTCGTCCTGTTCGGGGGTCTCCTTTTCCAGCCCCTGTCCCGGCCTTTTCTGGAGAGGGCCAAGACCCGGAATGTGGACCTTATCTACCGGTTCTCCTCCTACCTGGACAGAGAGCTTTACCTCGAAACCCCCGAAATCGTGGTATTGAGCAGGATCCTGCCGGATCCTATCAACGTATATCTCCAACCCTTCGTGAATTCCATTGTCCGGTCCGTAAACGGGCATAGAATCCGGACCCTGGAGGATGTCGCAGAGGCTTTTAAGAAACCTTCGGAATGCTATGTGATCCGGCTGGAGGGGAATGGCCGGCCACTGGTCCTTGAAGGGAAGGCGGTCAAGGTGGCGCGGGAAAGAATTTTACGTCGGTACGGGGTCCTCCGGGAGTCTTACCTGGGGGATTCTTTTGTGCCTGAAGAATGGAAAGAAAAGCGGGCGGGTTTGAAATAG
- a CDS encoding PDZ domain-containing protein gives MLKAKRAVLGGIALLMVLSGCCFRRTPETGWRGGSAFVNSLVRVNVVRQNYQFHRPWLQGAPSRHTGIGVVVRGPKVLVTAWMMANHRYVELEKLGSGKKGRAKVSVIDYEANLALLEPLDQEFLADMKPLEITTETVEGDHLKVLQVKRNGDVVATSGPVTSIELLRYPSGSAFLAYRLNGSLQFRFANFTLPVTRRGSLAGLLMGYDAKAQSIDIIPAPLILHFLQGASGGVYRGFPRLGLRVSAMTDPQLRRFIGIPETLDGVYVREVARGSAGEKAGIRVGDVIMEMGGRPVDRYGNYEHPLYGKISLAHLIRCEFHDGDRILLKIFRNGKVMEKEVFPEYIPPEDLPVPPFLPDSPPRYVILGGLVLQELSLPYLREYGAQWNLKAPVSLVYYQKNQYTLDLGGREKIVILSRVLRTSCTIGYGNLTDLVVSRINNRPIRKLEDVPEALKHPVEGFHKIEFEDHPRVIYVDPGEMDLVNQEIMRRYRLPALQYLGDR, from the coding sequence ATGCTGAAGGCAAAACGGGCCGTTTTAGGAGGGATTGCCCTCCTGATGGTTCTTTCGGGATGTTGTTTCAGGAGGACGCCGGAGACCGGCTGGAGGGGAGGGAGTGCCTTTGTCAATTCTCTGGTCCGGGTCAATGTGGTTCGGCAGAACTATCAATTCCATCGCCCCTGGCTTCAGGGGGCTCCTTCGAGGCATACAGGGATAGGGGTGGTGGTCAGGGGCCCGAAGGTGCTGGTGACAGCCTGGATGATGGCTAATCACCGATACGTGGAACTGGAAAAATTGGGTAGCGGAAAGAAGGGAAGGGCCAAGGTATCGGTCATTGATTACGAAGCCAACCTGGCCCTGCTGGAACCCCTGGACCAGGAGTTCCTTGCCGATATGAAACCCCTTGAAATCACTACAGAGACAGTGGAAGGAGATCATTTAAAGGTCCTTCAGGTGAAACGGAACGGCGATGTCGTCGCCACCAGTGGACCTGTCACCTCAATCGAGTTGCTCCGGTATCCTTCCGGGAGCGCTTTCCTTGCCTATCGTTTGAACGGCTCCCTCCAGTTCCGTTTCGCCAACTTCACTCTCCCCGTAACCAGGAGGGGGAGCCTCGCCGGACTCCTCATGGGATACGACGCCAAGGCCCAGAGCATTGACATAATCCCCGCCCCCCTTATCCTGCATTTCCTTCAGGGGGCCTCAGGCGGGGTATACCGGGGTTTTCCGCGGTTGGGGTTGCGGGTCTCCGCCATGACTGATCCCCAGTTGCGAAGGTTTATCGGGATACCTGAAACACTGGACGGCGTCTATGTCCGGGAGGTGGCCCGAGGGAGTGCAGGGGAGAAGGCCGGGATACGCGTGGGGGATGTGATCATGGAGATGGGAGGCCGCCCGGTTGACCGTTACGGGAACTATGAACATCCCCTGTACGGAAAGATATCCCTGGCTCACCTGATTCGATGCGAGTTCCATGATGGGGACAGGATTCTCCTGAAAATATTCAGGAATGGGAAAGTGATGGAAAAGGAGGTTTTCCCGGAATACATTCCACCTGAAGACCTCCCCGTGCCCCCGTTTCTGCCTGATTCACCTCCCCGGTACGTGATCCTGGGTGGACTGGTTCTACAGGAACTTTCCCTCCCTTATTTGAGGGAGTATGGGGCCCAGTGGAATCTCAAGGCTCCCGTCTCCCTTGTGTATTACCAGAAAAATCAGTACACCCTTGATCTTGGGGGCAGGGAAAAGATCGTCATCCTTTCCAGGGTCCTCAGGACATCCTGTACCATCGGTTACGGGAATCTTACAGATCTTGTGGTCTCCAGGATCAATAACCGACCCATACGAAAACTGGAGGATGTCCCCGAGGCCCTGAAGCATCCGGTGGAAGGTTTTCACAAGATCGAGTTCGAAGACCACCCGAGGGTCATTTACGTGGATCCGGGGGAGATGGATCTGGTCAACCAGGAGATCATGAGACGCTACCGGCTGCCCGCCCTCCAGTATTTAGGGGATCGATGA
- the sfsA gene encoding DNA/RNA nuclease SfsA — translation MSPLNCRRKDLLERRGEDSLREKGGPPGKAVLKWSRLIQGTLIRRYKRFKAEVRLRNGHRVTAFCPNTGSMLGCSEPGRTVYLSRHNHPGRKLKYTWELIAMPSSLVGINTGVPNRLVKQAVAAGEVPELSGFEGIRSEVNYGNRSRIDLLLESGRSKCYVEIKNCTLVEEKTAYFPDAVTERGLKHLRDLQAEVRSGNRAVMFYLIQRMDAEVFSPADHIDPAYGKELRKAVKAGVEILAYDVNLDLSGIRLNRSIPHRL, via the coding sequence ATGAGTCCGCTGAATTGTCGCCGGAAGGATCTTTTAGAGAGACGTGGGGAGGACTCTCTAAGGGAAAAGGGAGGGCCGCCGGGAAAGGCCGTGTTGAAGTGGTCACGTCTGATCCAGGGAACCCTGATAAGACGCTACAAGCGTTTCAAGGCTGAGGTCAGATTGAGGAACGGCCACCGAGTTACTGCTTTTTGCCCCAACACCGGGAGCATGCTCGGGTGTTCAGAACCCGGACGGACGGTCTATCTTTCCCGACATAACCACCCCGGGCGAAAATTGAAGTACACCTGGGAACTGATCGCTATGCCGTCATCCCTGGTGGGGATCAATACGGGGGTTCCAAACCGTTTGGTGAAGCAGGCCGTCGCGGCCGGAGAGGTGCCGGAACTCTCCGGGTTTGAAGGGATCCGATCAGAGGTTAACTATGGGAACCGATCCAGGATAGACCTCCTCCTCGAAAGCGGCCGTTCCAAGTGTTATGTGGAGATCAAAAACTGCACCCTGGTGGAAGAGAAAACGGCTTATTTCCCGGACGCTGTCACGGAAAGGGGCCTTAAGCACCTCCGGGACCTGCAGGCTGAGGTTCGTTCCGGTAACCGGGCCGTGATGTTCTATCTGATCCAGCGTATGGATGCCGAGGTCTTCAGCCCCGCGGATCACATTGATCCGGCATACGGCAAGGAGCTCCGGAAGGCTGTAAAAGCGGGTGTTGAGATCCTCGCTTACGACGTAAACCTTGATCTCTCGGGGATTCGCCTCAATCGAAGTATTCCCCATCGGCTTTGA
- a CDS encoding cyclic nucleotide-binding domain-containing protein — protein sequence MTKQGIDGIEPAPHRLRYKKGDLIVKEGDYGISMYKVLSGKVQVLVELEDTEIPLTTISEGDVIGEMVFLSRSVERRTATARALEETVLEVWHPNLIAREYEEMPPVLKLIADQTLSRLKRMNRLVPHLISKRRKEKASPGQKDPWASQRRFYRKKVDLRAHLRAVEALEGGRMEGTIKDISLGGAGIEIRPRNVRRFPYKEGHSFEIETILPNGKPLHFSARIVSVKPGHVPGTLFLGMSITDIDDQSGKDLGFFLMPA from the coding sequence ATGACCAAGCAAGGCATTGACGGTATTGAGCCCGCTCCTCATCGCCTGAGATACAAGAAGGGCGATTTGATCGTCAAGGAAGGAGATTACGGCATCTCCATGTACAAGGTTCTGTCAGGAAAGGTTCAGGTGCTGGTTGAGCTGGAGGATACGGAGATCCCTCTTACCACCATCAGCGAGGGGGATGTGATCGGAGAGATGGTTTTTCTGAGCCGTTCCGTGGAACGGCGGACGGCCACGGCCCGGGCCCTTGAAGAGACGGTCCTCGAAGTGTGGCACCCGAACCTGATCGCCAGGGAATACGAGGAGATGCCGCCTGTCCTGAAACTCATCGCGGACCAGACATTATCAAGATTGAAGCGCATGAACAGGCTGGTGCCCCACTTGATTTCCAAGCGGAGAAAAGAGAAGGCATCACCAGGGCAGAAGGATCCCTGGGCCTCCCAGAGGCGTTTTTACCGGAAGAAAGTCGATCTGCGCGCCCACCTGCGGGCGGTGGAGGCCCTGGAAGGGGGGCGAATGGAAGGGACCATAAAGGATATCAGTCTCGGAGGGGCAGGCATAGAGATCCGACCTAGGAACGTCCGGCGATTCCCTTACAAGGAGGGACACTCCTTTGAGATCGAGACCATCCTTCCAAACGGCAAACCCCTCCATTTTTCCGCAAGGATCGTATCGGTCAAGCCGGGTCACGTGCCGGGCACACTTTTCCTGGGTATGTCCATCACGGATATCGATGACCAGTCGGGAAAGGACCTCGGTTTCTTCCTGATGCCCGCATAA
- a CDS encoding cyclic nucleotide-binding domain-containing protein: MAVEDVIFGYLAKEEIYEDGIPVIREGASGDWVYVILEGQVKVKKMTPKGMVTIDTLGEGEIFGEMTLWGGSRGIRTASVIADGKVKVGVLDTEHLQRDYDSISPRLKSLIRSLITRLKETTEKAVSIAVES; encoded by the coding sequence ATGGCAGTCGAGGATGTGATATTCGGATACCTGGCCAAGGAAGAGATTTATGAGGACGGCATCCCCGTGATCAGGGAAGGGGCGAGCGGGGACTGGGTATACGTCATCCTGGAGGGACAGGTAAAAGTAAAGAAGATGACCCCCAAGGGAATGGTGACCATTGATACGCTGGGGGAGGGAGAGATCTTCGGCGAGATGACCCTCTGGGGGGGGAGCCGTGGGATCCGCACTGCCTCCGTGATCGCGGATGGTAAGGTGAAAGTAGGGGTGCTGGATACCGAACATCTCCAAAGGGACTACGATTCCATATCACCACGACTGAAAAGCCTCATCCGCTCACTGATTACCAGGCTCAAGGAGACGACGGAAAAGGCGGTCAGTATCGCTGTTGAATCCTAA
- a CDS encoding DUF2283 domain-containing protein, which produces MNKPRMNYFKEEDILHLVISDEKEAGSVELSPNITAELNDKGELIGIEILEASSFIRDSILEAAQAKMLNLPKTYNNRLEPTS; this is translated from the coding sequence ATGAATAAACCAAGAATGAACTATTTCAAAGAAGAAGATATTCTGCATCTGGTAATCTCTGATGAAAAGGAAGCAGGCAGTGTTGAGTTAAGTCCGAATATTACGGCAGAGTTAAATGACAAAGGCGAGCTGATCGGTATAGAGATTCTGGAAGCAAGTTCTTTTATTCGCGATTCCATACTGGAAGCCGCCCAGGCGAAGATGCTGAATCTGCCAAAGACGTATAATAACAGGCTGGAACCCACCTCGTAA
- a CDS encoding enoyl-CoA hydratase/isomerase family protein, which produces MKKVGIIGAGNMGSGIVQKTAQEGLSVVMVDIKPEFVERGLETIKSTLQEAVDRKIFKPEKVDEVLGRIRGTTDVSETRDCDLVIEAVFEDMAVKKDLFQRLDEICEPKTILATNTSSFSVDELASATKRPDRFIGLHFFYHPAKNRLLEIIPGSRTSEETTAVCKHYSKLTGKIDILVKDAPGFAVNRFFVPWLNEATRILEEGIANIPTIDKAAMDSLGIGMGPFKLMNVTGIPIALHSSTTLGDKLGPFYAPSARLREQAGSGELWPLEGEIQEDRLQEVADRLLSVVFFVASSLLEEGVSDVADTDLGAKVGLRWKRGPFELMNRVGIDKAYEMVRSLLESWPSIRIPATLERQKEKREPWEIRYVKYSRDGRVGRVTIARPDAMNALNETVVKQLEEAFIQAESDPETEAIILDATGKAFVAGADIGFFIQCIKEDRLDDNVAFTAYGQKVLQRIDDCKKLVVAKMEGLALGGGLEYALAADVIAASPKAVMGFPETGIGIYPGLGGTQRPSRYIGKELAKYLVFTGRIISAEEAHAIGLVDYLFSPEEIEEKIKSGISDGTLVPNKGRKEEELPEEWRKIKALFSDDNIPGLLDGKFAESDDPLAAKTAKILSTKAPIALRLANQIMDEGYGKPLAEATRLELDHLKEIFSTKDALTGLTSVGKGRPVFEGK; this is translated from the coding sequence ATGAAAAAAGTAGGTATTATAGGCGCCGGCAACATGGGAAGCGGGATCGTCCAGAAAACGGCCCAGGAAGGCCTTTCGGTCGTCATGGTCGACATCAAACCGGAGTTTGTAGAAAGGGGATTGGAGACCATCAAAAGCACGCTCCAGGAAGCGGTCGATCGGAAAATCTTCAAGCCCGAGAAGGTGGACGAAGTTTTGGGTCGGATCCGGGGTACCACGGACGTTTCAGAGACCCGGGACTGCGACTTGGTCATCGAGGCCGTTTTCGAAGACATGGCCGTTAAGAAGGACCTGTTTCAGAGGCTCGACGAGATCTGCGAACCTAAAACCATCCTGGCGACGAACACTTCTTCTTTTTCAGTGGATGAGCTGGCCTCAGCAACCAAGCGGCCGGACCGCTTCATCGGTCTTCACTTCTTCTATCACCCGGCGAAAAACCGCCTACTGGAAATCATCCCGGGGAGCCGGACTTCCGAGGAGACCACTGCGGTTTGCAAACATTACTCCAAGCTCACGGGCAAGATCGACATCCTGGTAAAAGATGCCCCCGGGTTTGCCGTAAATCGCTTCTTCGTCCCCTGGTTGAACGAGGCCACCCGCATCCTCGAAGAAGGAATCGCCAACATTCCCACCATAGATAAGGCCGCCATGGACTCCCTCGGCATCGGGATGGGGCCGTTCAAGCTCATGAACGTGACAGGCATTCCCATCGCCCTTCATTCCTCAACCACCCTGGGAGACAAGCTGGGGCCCTTCTATGCGCCCTCGGCCAGGCTCAGGGAACAGGCCGGCTCCGGCGAACTCTGGCCTCTGGAAGGCGAGATCCAGGAAGACAGGCTCCAGGAGGTCGCCGACAGGCTGCTGTCTGTGGTGTTTTTCGTCGCCTCTTCACTCTTGGAGGAAGGGGTCTCGGACGTTGCGGACACGGATCTGGGGGCCAAGGTGGGTCTCCGGTGGAAAAGGGGACCCTTCGAGCTGATGAACAGGGTAGGAATCGACAAGGCCTATGAAATGGTCCGGAGCCTGCTCGAATCCTGGCCCTCCATCCGGATCCCCGCCACCCTGGAACGTCAGAAAGAAAAAAGAGAGCCTTGGGAGATCCGGTACGTGAAGTATTCCCGGGACGGCCGTGTGGGAAGGGTGACCATAGCCAGGCCCGACGCCATGAACGCTTTGAACGAGACTGTCGTCAAGCAACTGGAAGAGGCCTTCATACAGGCAGAATCCGATCCGGAAACCGAGGCTATCATCCTGGATGCCACCGGGAAGGCCTTTGTTGCGGGGGCTGACATCGGTTTCTTCATTCAATGCATCAAGGAAGACCGCCTGGATGACAACGTGGCCTTCACCGCATACGGCCAGAAGGTCCTCCAGCGCATCGACGATTGCAAAAAACTGGTGGTGGCAAAGATGGAAGGTCTCGCCCTCGGGGGCGGACTGGAATATGCCCTGGCGGCGGATGTCATCGCCGCCTCGCCCAAGGCCGTGATGGGATTTCCCGAGACAGGGATCGGAATCTACCCGGGCCTGGGAGGCACACAGCGACCCAGCCGTTACATCGGGAAAGAGCTGGCCAAGTACTTGGTCTTCACGGGCAGAATCATTTCCGCCGAAGAGGCCCATGCCATCGGACTCGTTGATTATCTCTTCTCCCCTGAAGAGATCGAGGAAAAGATCAAGTCCGGGATTTCAGACGGAACCCTGGTTCCCAACAAGGGACGAAAAGAAGAAGAACTCCCCGAGGAATGGCGGAAGATCAAGGCGCTCTTTTCAGATGACAACATACCAGGCCTGCTTGATGGCAAATTCGCCGAAAGCGATGATCCTCTCGCAGCAAAGACGGCCAAGATCCTCTCCACCAAGGCCCCGATCGCCTTGAGGCTGGCCAACCAGATCATGGACGAAGGTTACGGGAAACCCCTGGCTGAAGCCACCCGGCTGGAGCTGGATCATCTCAAGGAGATCTTTTCCACCAAGGACGCCCTCACGGGGCTTACGAGCGTCGGGAAAGGCCGACCAGTCTTCGAGGGGAAATAA